The nucleotide window GTGGAACTGAACTCGGCGTCCGTTGGGACAAGGTCGGAATGCAAGATCCGCTGAGTCGCTTGATGTGCTTCGCTTCCGCGCCATTTCGACAGAATTTTTGCTTCCTTTCAACTCGAAGTGTCCAAGGTCTAAGGCACATGAATTTCGCATCTGGATATGACGATGGCTCTCAGTGAAGACACGCCAATATCGGACTTGTGAGGGATCTTTCTGGCCACAAGTCTGTGTGTATCTATATTCTAGAACCTCcttcgtcatcctcatcctcgtcatcctcctcctcctcgtcaatCTGCTCgctgtcgtcttcgtcgctgCCACCGCCTTCTCCCGTACTATCCAAAGCCAACTGGCTTATCAGTCCTGCGAGGATCGCGTCAAGTCCTTGCTTTAGTTGCGGGTTGGATGTCGCATCGATACGCTGCTTCAGCTCGCCGATCCTGGCCTGAAGCTCCGCCTTGTTTCTCTCGCCCACATCCAattcctcctcttcttcgtcgctCGTTTCGTCCGGCTCGTCTCGCTCGATACCCTTGCCGAAGGCTTCCTCGAAAGCATCAGCCATACCAGAGTCCTTGATGGCGAACACCACCTCTTCTATTCCTTCCCATGTCTCCTTGgttcctttcttctttcctttcgTGTCGGTTCTCAAGACGAGGGCCTTCCTCCAGGCtttggcgacctcggccaccGGGTTGCCGTATGCACCGCAGCCCcaggcgccgaggacgatcTTCTTGACGCCCTTCATCTGACAGACTCGCAACACAaccttcatcttctccagAATGAGCTGGCGGTCTTTTTCATGAACGTAGTAGCTGAATCCTGACGCCTCGTCCCGTTCAGTTTCGGGGTTCCGTAGCATCGCGGCACTGATGCAGTCGACGAACCAGCGatccttcttctccagaACTTCGTCCGAGTCATCGTCTCTGAAGACCAAAACGTCTGGCGTGTAGACAGCACCGAGTTCCGGCAGACGGTAGTATTCGTCTTTCAGGGACGGTAACAAAGTGGTGCGCATACATAGAGATTCTTCCTGGCTGCTGGCCCCGTTGACGAAGCCACCACCCGGTGTAAGTGGTGACGCCATATTTAAAATGGCAACTCTGGCCTCCTTGTTGCTCAGGTCCGCGGGTCTATCCGGGACCGAATCCCTGCCCAACAGCGAGTGGGCAGCTGTGAGGGTATCGGCCACTTGAAGCCGGATGCGAGGCGGCGAGTTGTTGGAGTAGGTTTGATTGGGCGGGTTGCTTGAAGCCACTGATCCTTGAGTTATGGTTATGGGTTTTGGTTCGATAATGAGTTCCGCGCCGTCgactcctcgacgagctcttGGATGCGTGGGAAGTAGTGACGGAATGAGTTGATTGAGGGtgaccttggccttcttggcgcgCGCAGCCTTGCGGAATGCCGCCGGCGGTTGTCCGACTGAAGGCTGAGTTCTTCCCATTATTGCAAAACTTCAGGGACCCCTCACACGACACTTCAAGAGAGTTGgagctggtggtggtggtacGAAAGTTGTGGTGTCTCAAATTGAACGTCTCTGTCCTGCTTTGAGTGGCGATCTCACAGGGTGGGGCCACAAGGTACCCTGATGGCCAAAGAATCGTAACGGGCAGAAGAGACCGACTGACTGCACGGTACTGCGCTGTTTGATTGAAGAGCTTCGTCTCGTTGGCCTTTCACGTCGTGAGGAGATTTCCCGATGACGTTCGTTGAAGACGGAGCAGGAAGCCTCTCACGGATGGCAACAGCTGGCGCTCTCGGACATCATCATTGAAAGAGTAAGACCAAGCCATGGCCTGCATGATACGTTGGATGAATGATTGCTTATTTTCATTTTCAGCCATTGTTTAGGGTCAGCTGATTTACTCTCCCGATTGAAATCCTCAAAAAATCCGCTTCCATCCTTCAGAATTTTTCTTCCGCTGTTGCACATGACTGAGGGTCGTCACAGAGACTGAGTGAGAAAgagtgagagcgagagagagtgtgtgaaGTCACCGGACCCACCGAGGAAACATTCTCGAAATGGCCTCGGCGCTCATTCAATCTCAGCAACTCTCATCCAACTTCACCCAACTCATCGCCCACACCTCTTCGCCGGACCTCAAATTCAACTCGGGCCAATTTGTTCTTGCAGCAGCGGCATTCTCTCTCACTATGACGTCTCTCAAGGAACCCCGGCGCGTTGCCGAGGTCATGCTTGCCTGGCTGGGGCTTGAGCTCGTCTCCCTAACCGAGCTACAGACCCTCTGGGCCGGCTACGGACACATATGCGCCATCGTCGCTAGGGTCGCCGACACGAACGGGGCGGTCACATCAATCAAAACATCGCCCGCGATCCGGCAAGAACCAGACGGCACATACCGCCTCATCATTAAGCTCATCTCACCGCCCCGCGCCAAGGGGAAGGACGAGGGCCACCTGCGGAAGATGCTGAGCTATGAGGTCGAGCAGTACTTCTACCAAGAAGTCGCGCCGCGCTTGGCCGAAGATGTCGCGGTCGCCAAGTGCCTCGCCTCGACCCTGGACATGAAGGGGAGGCCACGGGCGGATGAGTTGCAAGGGCTCACGgcgaccatcatcaccgaccTTAGGCCGCAATTCCCAGTCGCGGGAGAGAAAAGACTAGTGCTTAACCGTCGTCAGGTGCACGCTGCGCTGGATTGGTTGGCCAAGTATCACGGCAGCTCTTGGGCTTCTCTACCGGACGACCTTGGCCGGTTCGTGCTGCCACCGCTCGAGGAGGCGACACGGAGGGAGGCCGGCAACGGAGCCGCCGACCCCAAGTTGTGGCTGAACGGTGGTTACACATATCTCGCAACACGAAGGAAAGAATACGGGTCGTTGTGCAGAGACGAGTACTCGGAGTGGTCGTCCGCCTTTTGCAACCCTGTCGACGGCTCATCACACTCGACTGCCGAAATGGTGGCCGAGTTCCTGACACCCTCGGGTAGGCCATTCGAGACATACATCCACGGCGACGTTAAGTCCGAGAACCTCTTCACGACCCAGTCTGGCGACAAAGTAGCCTTCTTCGACTTCCAGTACGCCGGGATCGGAGTCGGTGGCTGTGACATCGCAAAGCTGTTCACTTGCTCAGTTCCTGTTGAGATGCTGACGCACCACGAGGATATTCCCGACCAGCTTCCCATGGGAGACGGCGAAAGAGCTTTGCTAGAGAAGTACCGGGAGACGCTTATCGACCAGAAGCCGTTAGGAAAAGGCCCTGCAGACTACGACTGGGCCACGTTCGTGCGACATTGGGAGACTGCTCTCGTCGACTGGTGTCGTTTCCAGGCGTCGTGGGGCTTTTGGGGGAACACGGAATGGCTTGAAGCCAGAGTGCGTCATATACTTTCAGACGATGGTTGGAGGAATTGGTTGAAGAGCGAAGTGAAGGGACATTAGACTTTGATGTTCAGGTGAAGGTTTAAGCACTGGAAGAGAGAAGTAGATCAGGAAATCATGCTTGCTGATTCAAGTAAACAATCTTTGACACACAAGTATGATTGGAAACGTCGTTTACAGGGGCGGTTTCGCGCTGTAGCTCCAGTTGTTCGAACCGTGTTCTCGAAAACGCCGACCTCTCGCCATGGAAGAAACTTCAGCGTCAAGCTGCATATTCTTACTGGGTTGATCTGGGGCAAAATAGACAAGGCGAACAGAAAGTGCATGAGTGACAAGGTTAGATGACTGTCATGACGCCATTTTTGCCAAGGACGAACTGATCAATAAACCCCACCTTTGGTTTGAAATTGCGAGTCTGATTGAAAATCCAGAATTAAGCTTGAAAATACACGTCAGTATTGAATTGGAAGCAGCGTCAACTGGCACTCGATGGCAGGCTTCTAACAGTCGCAATGTTAATGCGAACTAAAAATGGCATCCCCTCTCGGCCTCCACACAACCCAGAAGTGCTCATCACAGCTTAAGCGTTAGTTGGCCATTGTACCAGAAGATGTGTGATTTGGTTTACTGTATCTGTGTTATACTTTGACGGCGCCAACTCTGATACATTTCAATGGCATTGCTGTGGTCACACAGTAGGGCAGTCATGGTTATTCGGCCTTCTATGAAACATGGCAGATCAAACTCTTGAATCTCGCGTTGCTTGCCAAGTATTGAGTGACACTGCCCATCTTCCATAACTATCGTTCCGAATTTTGAATCTTGCCTGTCACTATCTCATACAACCGGGTTGGCCACGGTCAGTTTCAAAAAGAGGATGAGAGGTTGATAGGGTGAGTCATCATGACTTCGGCTCGCATTCCGCGCCGGTTCAGAAGCCGAAAATATCCACctgtcgaggccgccgaaTGCTCCCAACTTCCCTCTTTCAACGTTCCATCCACCAACAACGAAAACATTTCTTACAACTGATACAAGACAGATCTTGGGCTTTCTTTCATAGAGGCATCGCATTATGGACGGAAACTCTACGACAACTGCCAGCATAGCCGACCTGCTCGCTGCTGCACCCGTAGACACGGCCAAATATGAGACACTTTACAAGCACTTCCACACATACCCTGAACTCTCCAACCTTGAGGCTCAGACTGCCAAAACTGTTGCAGAGCAACTATCGCAGCTCCAAGCCTTCGATATCACCACCGACATCGGCGGgcacggcctcgtcggcgtcctcgagaaCGGCCCAGGTAATACCATTCTCCTGCGCGCTGACATAGATGCGCTCCCGATCAAGGAGGCCACCGGTCTTCCATACGCCAGTACGGTCACCATGCTTGACGCTGAAGGCATCATGCGGCCTGTGATGCACGCCTGTGGGCACGATATGCACATGGCGTGTCTCATTgcggccgccgagcggcTGGTCAAGCTGAAGCAGGAGTGGAGCGGCACGCTGGTTGTGCTGTTCCAGCCTGCGGAGGAGCGTGGTACGGGAGCAAAGGCCATGGTAGATGATGGACTCTATGACAAGCACAAGATCCCCGTGCCGGACTTTGTGCTTGGCCAACATGTCATGGCGATGCGGGCGGGTAGCGTAGGGTCAAAGGCGGGGACAATCATGGCCGGAGCGGATAGCATGAAGATTACGCTGTCAGGTCTTGGTGGTCACGGTTCGCAAGTGAGTATTCTGGGCACCATGTTTGTTCTCCGATAATATGAAGGCTGACTGGCACTCATAGCCCCATCGAACAGTCGACCCTGCAGTGATGGCGGCCCATGTGGTGGTGCGTCTTCAGTCAATCGTCAGCAGGGAAATCAACCCGAGCGACATCTCCGTCATCACAGTCGGCAGTCTGCATGCCGGCCAGACGGAGAACGTCATTGCAGACTCAGCGGAAATCGGCCTCGACATCCGCAGCGTGCGGCCGGAGACGCGCGAGAAGCTCCTGGCCTCGATCAGACGAGTCGTGGAAGCCGAGTGCGAAGCGAGCGGCGCGACGGCCGCGCCGGTGTTCAAGATGACGCGGCATCTGCCCGTCACCGTGAACGAcgagtcgatgacgacgacgctggcAGCTGGCTTCAGGGAGCATTTTGGGAGCGACTTTGACGCGAACATCACGGCGACTACGATCTCGGAGGACTTCTCGGTCCTCGCGACGTCGCAGGGCAAGCCGTGTGCTTTCTGGCACTGGGGCGGGATTGAAGAAGGGCTGTGGGATCAGAAACTGAAGGAAGGGAGATTAGAGGAGATCCCAGCAAACCACACGGCCAGATTTGCGCCTGTCATACAGCCTACGTTGCAGACGGGCATTGATGCTCTCTGTGTGGCTGCTCTCACGTTCTTCAGGAAGAAGTTGTAATATGCCATGGTTATAGAGGATTACTTCGGCCTTTCCTTGACAAAGCAGTTCATTATTGTATTGCGAGTTTGGTTCCCCTGCATTATTCAACCTTCAGGTAACCCTTTTGTTCCAACCAAGCCTCGGCCAAAGAAGGCCACTTGGAGACGGGCAAGTCCTTGGTATCCAGAGCGAACCCATGTGGCGCATCCGCAAAGACGTGCAGCTCAACTGAGCCCTCGGCAGCCTGGAGGCCCTGCGCCAGACGGTACGCGTTCACCACCGGGACGATGGGGTCAGTCGCAGAGTAGACGATGAAAGCCGGGGGCGCCGGCCGCGCGATCTGCTGGTCGGGGATGACGATATCGTACAGTTCCTGCTTGGCCGGCGGGTCCAGAGGAGCCTTGTTCGGCACGATGGTGTGGCCCTTGGCGTTCGTCGAGATCGGCCCGTACCCGAGGATGGCAAATTCCGGCTTCGGGACTGGCGCGCCGGCGGTCAACGCCCACGAGGACGGATACTCGGCCAGCAGGGCCGAAGCGAGGTGGCCGCCGGAGGACAGACCGCACAGCGCCAGGCCCCGCGGGCCGGCACCCTTCTCCTTGATCAGGCGCAGGGCCTGTCTGGCGTCGTCCACCGGGGACGAAGGGCCCGTCTCGGCGGTCGGGAAGCGGTGGACAAGGACGAAGGCTTCGaagccgagggcggcgagccagcgggcgacggcgaccccCTCGCGGCCCACCATGAGCTGCACGtatccgccgccgccgaggacgagcacGGCGCGCCCGTtcggggtcgtcgtcggcttgtAGCCGAACAGCCATGGCCGGGACACTTTTGTGACGACTCCCTGGTCGATGGTGCCCCCCGGGAGATCGATTTCAAAGGCTCCGTCGACGGGCTCGCTGTCCCATAGCGGCCAGGCGGAGTCGGCCGCGAAAGCTGTCGAGAGGCTCATCTTGGAGTCGAGTAAATTCTGTTTGGAGCCGTGATGCAGAGTTCGGTGTTGCAGATTTTGTTTGTTCGAAGAGCTCCAAGTGTCCCCCGCCGCGTGTTGTTGAAAGGGGAGTTTACGGCAACGTGTACAGGAAGCGTGCTTTTGACCGCAACGATTGCGCACTTTTAGCTGTTTCTCGGTTGTCTTTGTTCCGATGACCGAATTACCACCATCACGACCCGAGAACCACAAAAGTAatgggggagggagggggtgagTAGCGATGAGGCTTGGAATCGGGCGAAGCTTCAAACGTGAAATTCTCAAAGGTTCGTGTGGCCTAAAAAGGGGGAGATAACGATGGTCAGATGGGGCTCATAGCAGAACACTGGGAAGGTGTTTACCAGTTTTCCGCGCATTCGACTCTTATTTTGCCCATCTGGTTGGACCAGTTGAACATGCCTTTTCTCGAGGCTTTAACGTGCCTTTGCGATCTGTGTCTTTCGGCCGTCTTGAATCATTTGTCGTCTCTGTAGATTGAATGCTCATTCTCGGCTTCTACCCATTGTCAAGAGCTTAGAACCCATTTGTGGCCCAAACAGGATTCGATGCTGAATCCATTCTTGTCTCATGCCTTTATAGACTCTTGGAAGGCACGAGTCCGACGATTGGAGTTTCTTTTCTTTGGTATGTCAAGTCCTCCTAAAGCATTGAAAACGTTGAATAGTGACAGCAGTGCAGGCAAAATGAAAACCTCATACAAACCGTGCAGTGCAACGGAATGGTCATCAAAGAAGGTTGTCTACGGTAAACGTGACTACTAAATCCCCTCGACCCTCTTGCTTGACCTTTTGGGTCCAATCTGAAGTAATAGTTCCCAGTCGTAACAATGCCATACCACCGTGTGCGTTAGTGACAAACTAGGAGCTTCTGATTCCACTTGAGCTTTGGATAGACCAATGTCGGAAAGCACATTCCGAATTCCGTCCGAGCCGTCACAAGCCAGTTGATAATGCCTCTCTCCCCTACCCATTGCTCGTAGGTAAGAAAACTCCAGACCCGTATCGATCAGACATAACGGTTTCCTCAAGTCAGAT belongs to Colletotrichum higginsianum IMI 349063 chromosome 5, whole genome shotgun sequence and includes:
- a CDS encoding Mitochondrial chaperone, producing the protein MGRTQPSVGQPPAAFRKAARAKKAKVTLNQLIPSLLPTHPRARRGVDGAELIIEPKPITITQGSVASSNPPNQTYSNNSPPRIRLQVADTLTAAHSLLGRDSVPDRPADLSNKEARVAILNMASPLTPGGGFVNGASSQEESLCMRTTLLPSLKDEYYRLPELGAVYTPDVLVFRDDDSDEVLEKKDRWFVDCISAAMLRNPETERDEASGFSYYVHEKDRQLILEKMKVVLRVCQMKGVKKIVLGAWGCGAYGNPVAEVAKAWRKALVLRTDTKGKKKGTKETWEGIEEVVFAIKDSGMADAFEEAFGKGIERDEPDETSDEEEEELDVGERNKAELQARIGELKQRIDATSNPQLKQGLDAILAGLISQLALDSTGEGGGSDEDDSEQIDEEEEDDEDEDDEGGSRI
- a CDS encoding Phosphotransferase; the protein is MASALIQSQQLSSNFTQLIAHTSSPDLKFNSGQFVLAAAAFSLTMTSLKEPRRVAEVMLAWLGLELVSLTELQTLWAGYGHICAIVARVADTNGAVTSIKTSPAIRQEPDGTYRLIIKLISPPRAKGKDEGHLRKMLSYEVEQYFYQEVAPRLAEDVAVAKCLASTLDMKGRPRADELQGLTATIITDLRPQFPVAGEKRLVLNRRQVHAALDWLAKYHGSSWASLPDDLGRFVLPPLEEATRREAGNGAADPKLWLNGGYTYLATRRKEYGSLCRDEYSEWSSAFCNPVDGSSHSTAEMVAEFLTPSGRPFETYIHGDVKSENLFTTQSGDKVAFFDFQYAGIGVGGCDIAKLFTCSVPVEMLTHHEDIPDQLPMGDGERALLEKYRETLIDQKPLGKGPADYDWATFVRHWETALVDWCRFQASWGFWGNTEWLEARVRHILSDDGWRNWLKSEVKGH
- a CDS encoding Amidohydrolase, producing MDGNSTTTASIADLLAAAPVDTAKYETLYKHFHTYPELSNLEAQTAKTVAEQLSQLQAFDITTDIGGHGLVGVLENGPGNTILLRADIDALPIKEATGLPYASTVTMLDAEGIMRPVMHACGHDMHMACLIAAAERLVKLKQEWSGTLVVLFQPAEERGTGAKAMVDDGLYDKHKIPVPDFVLGQHVMAMRAGSVGSKAGTIMAGADSMKITLSGLGGHGSQPHRTVDPAVMAAHVVVRLQSIVSREINPSDISVITVGSLHAGQTENVIADSAEIGLDIRSVRPETREKLLASIRRVVEAECEASGATAAPVFKMTRHLPVTVNDESMTTTLAAGFREHFGSDFDANITATTISEDFSVLATSQGKPCAFWHWGGIEEGLWDQKLKEGRLEEIPANHTARFAPVIQPTLQTGIDALCVAALTFFRKKL
- a CDS encoding Esterase/lipase produces the protein MSLSTAFAADSAWPLWDSEPVDGAFEIDLPGGTIDQGVVTKVSRPWLFGYKPTTTPNGRAVLVLGGGGYVQLMVGREGVAVARWLAALGFEAFVLVHRFPTAETGPSSPVDDARQALRLIKEKGAGPRGLALCGLSSGGHLASALLAEYPSSWALTAGAPVPKPEFAILGYGPISTNAKGHTIVPNKAPLDPPAKQELYDIVIPDQQIARPAPPAFIVYSATDPIVPVVNAYRLAQGLQAAEGSVELHVFADAPHGFALDTKDLPVSKWPSLAEAWLEQKGYLKVE